In Halichondria panicea chromosome 9, odHalPani1.1, whole genome shotgun sequence, a genomic segment contains:
- the LOC135341653 gene encoding protein lin-52 homolog isoform X1, whose amino-acid sequence METSRSAEDGSELLMSTETLGCDSPVMWPDQNFFGDFDPLHLSSAPPKWLNQSLKVNDQTIAELSSLSQTQLMERIRALQNLAYKLGVEEAREMTRGNCLNVFKTARQPQSIKKAKHSTQ is encoded by the exons atggagACTAGTAGAAGTGCTGAAGATGGAAGTGAGCTTCTTATGTCTACAGAGACGTTAGGGTGTGATTCTCCTGTCATGTGGCCAGACCAGAACTTTT TTGGGGATTTTGATCCACTG CATTTGTCGTCTGCTCCACCAAAATGGTTGAACCAGAGCCTGAAAGTCAATGACCAAACAATAGCAG AATTGTCGTCACTTAGTCAAACCCAACTAATGGAGCGGATCCGAGCGCTACAGAACCTAGCTTACAAGCTAGGGGTGGAAGAAG CCCGAGAAATGACAAGAGGTAACTGCTTAAATGTGTTCAAAACAGCACGTCAACCACAATCCATCAAGAAAGCAAAGCACTctacacaataa
- the LOC135341653 gene encoding protein lin-52 homolog isoform X2 — translation METSRSAEDGSELLMSTETLGCDSPVMWPDQNFFGDFDPLHLSSAPPKWLNQSLKVNDQTIAGTRQTQLMERIRALQNLAYKLGVEEAREMTRGNCLNVFKTARQPQSIKKAKHSTQ, via the exons atggagACTAGTAGAAGTGCTGAAGATGGAAGTGAGCTTCTTATGTCTACAGAGACGTTAGGGTGTGATTCTCCTGTCATGTGGCCAGACCAGAACTTTT TTGGGGATTTTGATCCACTG CATTTGTCGTCTGCTCCACCAAAATGGTTGAACCAGAGCCTGAAAGTCAATGACCAAACAATAGCAGGTACCCG TCAAACCCAACTAATGGAGCGGATCCGAGCGCTACAGAACCTAGCTTACAAGCTAGGGGTGGAAGAAG CCCGAGAAATGACAAGAGGTAACTGCTTAAATGTGTTCAAAACAGCACGTCAACCACAATCCATCAAGAAAGCAAAGCACTctacacaataa